One window from the genome of Pseudobdellovibrionaceae bacterium encodes:
- the gyrA gene encoding DNA gyrase subunit A, translated as MDEVKDLSVTDIDINKEMKEAYLQYSMSVIVGRALPDVRDGLKPVHRRILFAMYDLNNTYDKPYKKSARVVGDVIGKYHPHGDSAVYDTMVRMAQPFSLREPLIDGQGNFGSIDGDNAAAQRYTEVRMTRLAEEILQDIDKETVDFGPNYDDSLLIPLVLPAKFPALLVNGSSGIAVGMATNIPPHNLGEVIDGCLKYIENNDITLDELINIIPGPDFPTAGIISGRNGILQAYKTGRGVITLKAVTEVEEKKDQQNIIITELPYQVNKAKLIESIAGLVNDKRIEGISDIRDESSREGIRVVIKLKRGENAQVILNQLFKFSQLQVSFGIIMLALDSRNQPKLFNLKEVIEAFIEHRRDVVTRRCIFDLKKAEARAHILEGLKKALDQIDEVIKTIRASKETNIAKENLMNQFGFSDKQSQAILEMRLQRLTGLERDKILNELKEILEKIEWLKKVLSDVHEVYKIISEELREIQEKYANPRRTKIEDDGSDIDVEDLIAKEDIIVSLTNTGYVKRISLDEYRLQKRGGKGLKGSGAAEEDYVSEIYSVNTHTTLMVYSDKGKLYWLKAYKVPKGSRTSKGRSINNIVQLSQGEKVNAILPVEKYEDGSYVVTISEKGVIKKTDLTAFSNPRPSGIIAVKVDLDDKIVSTRLTEGKNDIIIVTKNGMSIRFDEGDARPMGRSARGVKGITLGKNDTVIGAEIIEANDKDTILIITENGYGKRTPLEEYRKQSRGGVGIITQKITDKVGQVVGVKKVKDTDSVLVTTNEGQSIRTPVSDISIFGRNTQGVRIMNLKDGEYVTSVALIRDDEGVEV; from the coding sequence ATGGATGAAGTTAAAGATTTAAGTGTAACAGATATAGATATAAATAAAGAGATGAAAGAGGCTTATCTACAGTACTCAATGAGTGTCATTGTGGGTAGAGCACTTCCTGATGTCAGAGATGGCTTAAAGCCAGTGCATCGTCGAATTTTATTTGCCATGTACGACCTAAATAATACTTACGATAAACCCTATAAAAAATCGGCTCGTGTAGTAGGGGACGTCATTGGTAAATACCATCCTCATGGTGACAGTGCAGTTTATGATACCATGGTGAGAATGGCTCAGCCCTTTTCACTGAGAGAGCCTTTGATTGATGGACAAGGAAACTTTGGTTCAATTGACGGGGACAATGCAGCAGCACAACGTTACACCGAAGTAAGAATGACCAGACTTGCAGAAGAAATTTTGCAAGATATAGATAAAGAAACAGTAGATTTTGGTCCTAACTATGATGACTCACTATTGATACCTTTAGTTCTTCCTGCAAAATTCCCCGCGCTTCTAGTTAACGGAAGTTCAGGTATTGCAGTGGGTATGGCTACAAATATTCCACCTCACAATTTAGGCGAAGTGATTGATGGATGCCTTAAGTATATTGAAAATAATGACATCACTTTAGATGAACTTATCAATATTATCCCAGGGCCTGATTTTCCTACTGCAGGTATTATTTCTGGTAGAAACGGGATTCTTCAAGCCTACAAAACAGGTCGCGGTGTTATCACTCTTAAAGCCGTTACTGAAGTTGAAGAGAAAAAAGACCAACAAAACATTATTATTACGGAACTTCCCTATCAGGTAAACAAAGCTAAACTTATTGAAAGTATTGCTGGTCTTGTGAATGACAAACGCATAGAAGGAATTTCTGATATCCGAGATGAATCTAGTAGAGAGGGAATTCGTGTTGTCATTAAGTTGAAGCGTGGTGAAAATGCGCAGGTTATTTTAAATCAACTTTTTAAATTCTCTCAGCTTCAGGTCAGTTTTGGTATCATTATGCTGGCTTTAGATTCTAGAAACCAGCCCAAACTTTTTAACCTTAAAGAAGTTATAGAAGCTTTCATTGAACATCGTAGAGACGTTGTTACACGTAGATGTATTTTTGATCTTAAAAAAGCTGAAGCTAGAGCACACATTTTAGAAGGTCTTAAAAAGGCGTTAGATCAAATTGACGAAGTTATTAAGACTATTCGTGCATCAAAAGAAACAAATATTGCTAAAGAAAATTTAATGAACCAATTTGGTTTTTCAGATAAACAGTCTCAAGCTATTCTTGAAATGCGCCTGCAACGTTTAACAGGTCTTGAAAGAGATAAGATTTTAAATGAATTAAAAGAAATCTTAGAAAAAATTGAATGGCTTAAAAAAGTGCTGTCAGATGTGCATGAGGTTTATAAAATTATTTCTGAGGAACTCAGGGAGATCCAGGAAAAATATGCTAACCCTCGTAGAACAAAGATCGAAGATGATGGTTCTGATATTGATGTTGAAGACCTTATTGCTAAAGAAGACATCATTGTATCTTTGACTAATACTGGTTATGTGAAAAGAATCTCTTTAGATGAGTATAGATTACAGAAACGCGGTGGTAAGGGTCTTAAGGGGTCTGGAGCTGCCGAAGAAGACTATGTATCCGAAATTTATTCGGTCAATACACATACAACTTTGATGGTGTATTCTGATAAAGGTAAGTTGTATTGGTTAAAAGCATACAAAGTACCAAAAGGCAGTCGTACATCTAAAGGTCGATCTATCAATAATATTGTGCAACTTTCTCAAGGAGAAAAGGTCAACGCTATTCTTCCTGTTGAGAAGTACGAAGATGGCAGTTATGTGGTTACTATTAGTGAAAAAGGTGTGATCAAAAAGACAGATTTGACTGCATTTAGTAACCCAAGACCTTCTGGAATTATTGCTGTTAAAGTGGATTTAGACGATAAAATTGTAAGCACTCGATTAACAGAAGGTAAGAACGATATCATCATTGTAACTAAAAATGGGATGTCCATTCGTTTTGATGAAGGTGATGCTCGACCTATGGGACGAAGTGCGCGTGGGGTAAAAGGTATAACATTAGGAAAAAACGATACAGTCATTGGTGCAGAGATTATTGAGGCTAATGATAAGGATACAATATTGATCATTACAGAAAATGGATACGGCAAACGAACCCCTCTTGAAGAGTATAGAAAACAATCTAGAGGTGGTGTGGGTATCATTACTCAAAAGATCACAGATAAAGTAGGACAGGTAGTTGGTGTAAAAAAAGTAAAAGATACCGATTCAGTTCTCGTAACTACTAACGAGGGGCAATCTATTCGTACTCCAGTGTCTGACATTTCGATTTTTGGTAGAAACACTCAAGGTGTTCGTATTATGAATCTAAAAGATGGCGAGTACGTCACAAGTGTGGCTCTGATTCGAGATGATGAAGGAGTCGAAGTTTAA
- a CDS encoding phosphomannomutase/phosphoglucomutase, translating to MINPQIFREYDIRGVYQKDYDESFAEKLGFYYVHFLQAELDKKEIHLSVGYDARLSSPSLCEALCSGIRKAGGFIYMLDMITSPLSYFSCFNLNIDGAVMITGSHNPPDHNGFKISKGKTTLHSHEIATLKDLILNGTEDLSLIAESGGTKTYNILNDYQDKYTTEFQGKLNDISVCFDCGNAAAGVVVPQMFANLKLKGHILFPEPDGRFPNHHPDPSVEKNLTDLKKAVIENNYNVGIGFDGDADRIGVVDNKGRMVTVDQFMILFAQDVLKNHPGAPIIGDVKCSQIYYDKIREFGGNPIMWKTGHSLIKEKVRAEKAPFGGELSGHVFFADRNYGYDDAFYASLRLLEIINTYKLNLADYVDALPKFYSTPELRVAVKEEEKFRIVENLKTQLLRTKKLTSDIDVLDVNTLDGVRVNLTGGWALVRASNTQPAITVRFENSSATLLEQSKNIFSELLNVELVDHH from the coding sequence ATGATAAACCCTCAAATCTTTAGAGAATACGACATTCGCGGAGTCTATCAAAAAGATTATGATGAGTCTTTTGCTGAGAAACTTGGGTTTTATTACGTACATTTTTTACAAGCTGAATTAGACAAAAAAGAAATTCATCTTTCTGTGGGATATGATGCACGCCTGTCCAGCCCGAGTTTATGTGAGGCTTTATGCTCTGGTATCAGAAAAGCAGGTGGGTTCATTTATATGCTTGATATGATCACATCCCCTTTAAGTTATTTTTCCTGCTTCAACTTAAATATTGATGGTGCCGTGATGATCACAGGCAGTCATAATCCTCCCGATCATAATGGATTCAAAATTTCAAAAGGAAAAACAACCCTCCATAGCCATGAAATCGCCACACTTAAAGACCTGATTTTAAATGGCACAGAAGATTTAAGTTTAATTGCCGAATCAGGTGGGACAAAGACTTACAACATCTTAAATGATTACCAAGATAAGTACACTACAGAGTTCCAAGGGAAACTCAATGACATCAGTGTCTGTTTTGATTGTGGAAATGCGGCCGCTGGGGTTGTTGTTCCACAAATGTTTGCAAACTTAAAATTAAAAGGCCACATTCTTTTTCCAGAACCTGATGGTAGGTTTCCCAACCATCATCCTGATCCATCAGTAGAAAAAAATCTTACAGACCTTAAGAAAGCAGTCATTGAAAATAACTACAATGTGGGTATAGGTTTTGACGGTGATGCGGACCGAATAGGAGTCGTAGACAATAAAGGAAGAATGGTCACTGTGGATCAATTTATGATTCTTTTTGCCCAAGATGTTTTAAAGAATCATCCAGGCGCACCTATTATTGGTGATGTAAAATGCTCTCAAATTTATTATGACAAAATACGTGAATTTGGTGGAAACCCTATCATGTGGAAGACAGGGCATAGTTTAATTAAAGAAAAAGTTCGTGCTGAAAAGGCCCCTTTTGGTGGAGAACTCAGTGGACATGTTTTTTTTGCTGATCGTAACTATGGCTATGATGATGCCTTTTATGCAAGTTTACGACTTTTAGAAATTATCAATACTTATAAACTTAACCTTGCTGATTACGTTGATGCCCTACCTAAATTTTATTCTACACCAGAATTACGTGTCGCCGTTAAAGAAGAAGAAAAATTTAGAATTGTTGAAAACCTAAAAACACAATTACTTAGAACCAAAAAACTCACTAGCGATATTGATGTATTAGACGTCAATACCCTTGATGGAGTGAGAGTGAATCTTACTGGAGGCTGGGCTTTAGTCCGTGCCTCTAACACACAACCCGCTATTACAGTCAGATTTGAAAATTCAAGCGCAACTTTATTAGAACAATCCAAAAATATTTTTTCAGAGCTTTTAAACGTTGAATTGGTTGATCATCATTAG
- a CDS encoding ATP synthase F0 subunit C codes for MTLFKTLLLGLKQKDLKGEEKMMKKGLMIAVMLLSTVAFAEEGAEVVTTTVATAGNTIYYGFAAAIAMGLAALGGAIAQGLVGSAAMEGIGRNPNAKDKMQTPMILGLVFIETLALFTFVIAIMIMGQ; via the coding sequence ATGACATTATTTAAGACTTTATTGTTAGGTTTAAAACAGAAAGATTTAAAAGGAGAAGAGAAAATGATGAAAAAGGGTTTAATGATTGCAGTTATGTTATTATCAACAGTTGCCTTTGCTGAAGAAGGTGCTGAAGTTGTTACGACTACTGTTGCTACTGCTGGAAACACAATCTATTACGGTTTTGCTGCTGCTATCGCAATGGGTTTAGCTGCTCTTGGTGGTGCGATTGCTCAAGGTCTAGTAGGTTCTGCTGCAATGGAAGGTATCGGTAGAAATCCAAATGCAAAAGATAAAATGCAAACACCAATGATTCTTGGTCTTGTGTTCATTGAAACACTTGCTCTTTTCACATTCGTTATTGCAATCATGATCATGGGTCAATAA
- a CDS encoding AtpZ/AtpI family protein, whose protein sequence is MAKKDKLYKVYGVLTAVAMELVILVVISLYLGKWLDKKFQLMGLATPMLIFAAMGLWVFILIKALSKIEKEEKEDEQNQTQ, encoded by the coding sequence GTGGCCAAAAAAGATAAGTTGTATAAGGTTTATGGTGTTTTAACAGCAGTGGCCATGGAGCTGGTCATTTTAGTTGTGATCTCACTTTACCTAGGGAAGTGGCTAGATAAAAAGTTTCAACTGATGGGTTTAGCGACTCCCATGCTCATTTTTGCAGCCATGGGGCTTTGGGTGTTTATCCTTATAAAAGCACTTTCAAAAATTGAAAAAGAAGAAAAGGAAGATGAACAAAACCAAACTCAATAA
- a CDS encoding S8 family serine peptidase yields the protein MFKVLALIFFILPHFCYALCPDPVPNQYIVVTSNPEKVLESQSSSFKTSTNQNQWIYNHLQKKASFKTNSSQNIPLKYSTLVLTMDNLGYKKIKNLSGTLSIEQDCYVYINNLDKPSNLDITNLDIRDEILNNDLEETPPNDPLLSEQMWYFDVTGSLTTSLDTQNKTLVAVSDTGFEYTHLDLINNLWVNDLEYNGRNNVDDDNNKCVDDIHGCDLTTSDGQIGPNNYRSNYLDHGTHVAGIIGAEQNNARGIYGVASNVELMLLKSFNSSRGTTSSDLMRSIYFAVDNGAKIINCSWGVNASPNVSEFLAFEYARKNDVLAVVAAGNENIFASRTSPAGLTNVLTVGSMNSQKEISTFSNYGDSVDIYAPGGDKIRRNEFIWSTVTANRYEGKRGTSMAAPFISGVLANIKSAYPQATRNELMNLLFQSAEKKSLKAYYEPTHLEDGRILNTYALYQLAKDYFNQEDRYYDFEPKDISKPIGSGSVNSNSVGDYKTSSSGCSRKNNSELMESTSVDAEKPLSIFLLLLPVFLVLVLKYRLKDK from the coding sequence ATGTTTAAAGTTCTGGCTCTTATTTTTTTTATTCTACCTCACTTCTGCTATGCCCTTTGTCCTGATCCTGTGCCCAATCAATATATTGTTGTAACATCAAACCCAGAGAAAGTTTTGGAGTCTCAGTCCTCATCTTTCAAAACATCTACAAATCAAAATCAATGGATTTACAATCACTTACAAAAAAAGGCTTCATTCAAAACAAACTCTAGTCAGAACATTCCTTTAAAATACTCAACTCTAGTTTTAACAATGGATAATTTGGGTTATAAAAAAATCAAAAATCTATCTGGCACATTAAGCATAGAACAAGATTGTTATGTTTATATTAACAACCTAGATAAACCTTCTAATTTGGACATTACAAATTTAGATATAAGAGATGAAATTCTAAATAATGATCTAGAAGAAACTCCTCCTAACGATCCACTATTAAGCGAGCAGATGTGGTACTTTGATGTGACAGGGTCACTAACAACATCTCTAGACACTCAAAATAAAACACTGGTCGCAGTCTCTGACACAGGCTTTGAATACACTCATTTAGATTTGATCAATAATCTGTGGGTCAATGACCTTGAATATAATGGGCGAAATAATGTTGATGATGATAATAATAAATGTGTCGACGACATTCATGGCTGTGATTTAACAACTAGTGATGGCCAAATAGGACCTAATAATTACCGATCAAATTATTTAGACCATGGAACACATGTTGCTGGGATCATTGGTGCTGAACAGAACAATGCCCGCGGTATTTATGGAGTAGCATCAAATGTCGAATTGATGCTTTTAAAAAGCTTCAATAGCAGTCGTGGAACTACCTCTAGCGATTTGATGAGAAGTATTTACTTTGCTGTAGACAATGGAGCCAAAATCATTAACTGCTCTTGGGGTGTCAATGCTTCACCTAATGTTTCAGAATTTTTAGCTTTTGAATATGCAAGAAAAAATGATGTTCTGGCTGTTGTAGCCGCAGGCAATGAAAATATCTTTGCTTCTAGAACTTCTCCTGCAGGACTCACGAATGTGTTGACTGTAGGAAGCATGAATTCACAAAAAGAAATTTCAACATTTAGCAACTACGGTGACTCTGTTGATATTTATGCTCCAGGTGGTGATAAGATCAGAAGAAACGAATTCATCTGGTCTACTGTCACTGCTAATCGGTATGAAGGAAAACGTGGCACCAGCATGGCAGCGCCTTTTATTTCTGGTGTGCTTGCTAATATTAAAAGTGCCTATCCTCAAGCTACAAGAAATGAACTGATGAATCTTTTATTTCAATCTGCAGAAAAGAAATCTCTCAAGGCTTATTATGAACCCACACATCTTGAAGATGGCAGAATCTTAAACACCTATGCACTTTACCAGCTAGCAAAGGACTATTTTAACCAAGAGGATAGATATTATGATTTTGAGCCTAAAGACATTTCCAAACCTATAGGATCAGGAAGTGTGAATTCAAATTCAGTAGGAGATTATAAAACTAGTTCTTCAGGGTGTTCCAGAAAGAATAATTCTGAACTTATGGAAAGCACGAGTGTAGATGCAGAAAAACCTTTGTCTATTTTTCTACTACTACTTCCTGTTTTCCTTGTCTTAGTTCTTAAATACAGACTGAAAGACAAATAA
- the atpB gene encoding F0F1 ATP synthase subunit A, giving the protein MAAFSWATQLPGVTDSNMHVALAAGAVGLMTILAVAANVALGKGKEAVTPAPKLSIKGLFEQLTEFIGSMTDTVVGPEGRPYVPMFATIFFFILINNIFGLVPSLGTASENINTGLAVGLFVFVVYNAFGIKEHGLGYVKHFMGPIWWLAPLILVVELFSHLVRPLSLSIRLRANMLADHSVLGIFTDLVPYVVPVPFYILGLFVSCMQAFIFTVLTMIYVSMALSHDH; this is encoded by the coding sequence ATGGCTGCTTTTAGTTGGGCAACTCAATTGCCTGGAGTGACAGATTCAAACATGCACGTGGCACTTGCTGCTGGTGCCGTTGGATTGATGACAATTCTAGCGGTAGCTGCAAATGTAGCTCTAGGTAAAGGTAAAGAGGCCGTCACACCTGCACCGAAGTTATCCATCAAGGGTCTATTTGAACAACTGACTGAATTTATTGGATCTATGACGGATACAGTTGTGGGGCCAGAGGGAAGACCTTATGTACCTATGTTTGCAACCATCTTTTTCTTTATTCTTATAAATAATATTTTTGGTTTAGTACCCAGCCTTGGAACAGCTTCAGAAAATATCAATACAGGTTTAGCTGTGGGGCTCTTTGTGTTTGTGGTTTATAATGCCTTTGGTATTAAAGAGCATGGCCTAGGATACGTAAAACATTTTATGGGTCCTATCTGGTGGTTGGCTCCATTGATTTTGGTTGTAGAGCTTTTTTCTCACTTAGTAAGACCACTCAGTTTAAGTATTCGCTTAAGAGCAAATATGTTAGCTGATCATAGCGTCTTAGGCATCTTTACGGATTTAGTTCCATACGTAGTTCCTGTTCCATTTTATATTTTAGGTTTGTTTGTATCTTGTATGCAGGCGTTTATTTTTACAGTTCTTACAATGATTTATGTTTCTATGGCATTGTCACATGATCATTAG